A portion of the Eulemur rufifrons isolate Redbay chromosome 30, OSU_ERuf_1, whole genome shotgun sequence genome contains these proteins:
- the ZNF630 gene encoding zinc finger protein 630: protein MSESQEPVTFADVAVDFTEEEWQHLDPAQKTLHRDVMLETYSHLVSVGCSGIKPDARIKLEHGEAPWIIESELSRWICPDREKVFEPSQQIISGELSSQREIIERTPKNNSLYSILKVWHIGNQIDSYQGNKDRVLRQVIAISHETLAEETGPKYNAFGKMFSGCTDLDPSSKKLHNFDLCEKNLKSYLDSLNCDRNYARKNPIERFGCGRLPSYSAFCSVPENEGFIHTGMKPCGESECEKVLHNKQAHIQYKKVQGREKLNVCSVCGKGFLKKSQLVIHQRIHTGEKPYVCGDCGKAFSEKSHLIVHQRIHTGEKPYECTECGKAFSQKSPFIVHQRVHTGEKPYECFECPKAFSQKSHLITHQRVHTREKPFECSDCEKTFCEKSHLCIHQLTHNREKPHACTECGKTFPRKTQLIVHQRTHTGEKPYKCSECGKTFCQQSHLIGHQRIHTGEKPYVCTDCGKAFSQKSHLTGHQRLHTGEKPYLCTECGKSFSQKSPLIIHQRIHTREKPYECRECGKTFSQKSPLVIHQRIHTGEKPYECTECGRAFSLKSHLVIHQRAHTGEKPYECSECGKAFCEKSPLIIHQRTHTKEKPSECAEYRMTFSRKSQMITYQRTHTGEKPSKCSDSEKAFCQHVYLTGRQNASRRKILCMY from the exons atgagtGAGTCTCAG GAGCCAGTGACATTTGCAGATGTGGCTGTGGACTTCACCGAAGAAGAGTGGCAGCATCTGGACCCAGCTCAGAAGACCCTGCATAGGGATGTGATGCTGGAGACCTATAGTCACCTGGTCTCAGTGG GGTGTTCAGGTATAAAACCGGATGCAAGAATTAAGTTGGAACATGGAGAGGCCCCGTGGATTATAGAAAGTGAGTTGTCAAGGTGGATCTGTCCAG aCAGGGAGAAAGTCTTTGAACCTTCCCAGCAGATCATTTCTGGAGAACTTTCATCTCAAAGGGAGATAATAGAAAGAACCCCAAAGAATAATTCATTGTACTCCATTTTGAAAGTCTGGCATATTGGTAATCAAATAGATAGTTATCAAGGAAACAAAGACAGGGTTTTGAGGCAGGTCATAGCCATCAGCCATGAAACATTGGCTGAGGAGACAGGCCCCAAGTATAATGCATTTGGAAAAATGTTCAGTGGGTGCACAGACCTTGATCCTTCAAGTAAAAAACTCCATAATTTTGATTTATGTGAAAAGAACTTAAAATCTTATTTAGATTCACTAAATTGTGATAGGAACTATGCAAGAAAGAACCCCATTGAGAGATTTGGATGTGGAAGACTACCTAGCTATAGTGCCTTCTGTTCTGTGCCTGAGAATGAAGGCTTCATTCATACTGGAATGAAGCCCTGTGGAGAGAGTGAATGTGAAAAAGTTCTTCATAATAAGCAAGCCCATATTCAGTATAAGAAAGTTCAAGGCAGAGAGAAACTCAATGTCTGTAGTGTGTGTGGAAAGGGCTTTCTCAAGAAGTCACAGCTTGTTAtacatcaaagaattcatactggagagaaaccatatgtATGTGGGGattgtgggaaagccttcagtgaAAAATCACACCTCATTGTCCATCAGAGGATtcatactggggagaaaccctatgaatgtactGAGTGTGGAAAGGCCTTCTCTCAGAAGTCACCCTTCATTGTTCATCAGAGAGTCCATACGGGAGAGAAACCTTACGAATGTTTTGAGTGTCCAAAAGCCTTCTCCCAGAAGTCACATCTCATTACGCATCAGCGAGTTCATACCAGAGAGAAGCCCTTTGAATGCAGTGACTGTGAGAAAACCTTTTGTGAGAAATCTCACCTTTGTATACACCAGCTAACTCATAATAGGGAGAAGCCCCATGCATGTACTGAATGTGGGAAGACCTTCCCTCGGAAAACACAGCTCATCGTACATCAGAGAacgcacactggagagaagccttatAAGTGTAGTGAATGTGGAAAAACCTTCTGCCAGCAGTCTCATCTCATAGgacatcaaagaattcatacaggagagaaaccttatgtGTGTACTGACTGTGGGAAGGCTTTTTCCCAGAAGTCACACCTCACTGGCCATCAAAGacttcatactggagaaaaaccttatTTGTGCACTGAATGTGGAAAATCCTTCTCTCAGAAATCACCTCTTATTATACACCAGAGAATTCATACAAGGGAGAAACCCTATGAGTGTagagaatgtggcaaaaccttcTCCCAGAAATCACCCCTTGTTattcatcagagaattcacacaggGGAGAAACCCTACGAATGTACTGAGTGTGGGAGGGCCTTTTCCCTGAAGTCACATCTTGTTATACATCAGAGagctcacactggagagaaaccatatgaaTGTAGTGAATGTGGAAAGGCCTTCTGTGAGAAGTCTCCACTCATTATACACCAGAGAACCCATACTAAGGAGAAACCCTCTGAATGTGCTGAGTATCGGATGACCTTTTCCCGGAAATCACAGATGATCACATATCAGAGAACACACACTGGGGAGAAACCCTCCAAATGCAGTGACAGTGAGAAGGCCTTCTGCCAGCATGTATACCTCACTGGACGTCAGAATGCATCTAGAAGAAAAATCCTATGTATGTACTGA